The Rhizoctonia solani chromosome 1, complete sequence sequence GCCATCGGTGATCTTGAGACAAGTCACGGTGGTATCAATAACTCCGAAATAAGATCATCTATGCATTCGCCTGGAATAACTGTGCAATAAAAGCAGGCCTAAACTACCGCTGGAACATTTTACTCGGCTAGCTTACCAACTACTCTGGTGCTCTTATCAGCCAAGCTTCCGTAAAGAATCACCTGTCTAATGACTTTTGTCAACACGCACTGCCACTACAGCATCACCAGGTGCACTTGAATACACAAATGGGATCAATTCGGATTAAGATAATGTGTGATGTCTGGGCAACCCCACACTGGCATCCACAAGCATGATAGAGCGTGTCTATTTGAAATTTGTGGGAATCATGTAACATTCGACCCCATGTAATGTTGCTGTGCTGTTCCACGGACAGATTTACGCGAATACACATCTTCTACCTGATCAGGAGCTTTTCGGACTCGTTATTAATTCGCGACTAGCCGAGCTTCATATGAACATTGAATCATCGTTGTACTCCTGAACACAGTACGACACAACCTAGCCATTTTACCAAAGGCCGGGATGGCTGTTCCCCAAGACTTCGTTCTCCAGCGTCGTAATACCCTTACATCAATGGGTATGAAGTGATAAGTCGAACTCGTGGAAGACTGCTCTGCTTAGTGACCTTTGACTATTCAATTAAATCTTCATTTTCTCTGAAGTTCTCCAGGGTTCCCCAATCAGGCGACTTAGCTCTGGGCGCTCCAGAGGACGCTGGAGATGTTTGGAGAATTCTGTTACAGAAATCTCTAGAGATCTCCGGAGCGCTCCGGAGAATTCTGAAGTTAAGTGGTCCTTTTGGAGAAATAGACGATTTTGTTGAGTATATGGGGATCAGTCGGATACATCGGGATGTGGGTGAAGTTGTACCAAATGGATTTGCTGCTCCTTGATCGTCTGGAGAGTGTCATCTGATATTGAGGAAGTCAAGAAATCGGGCCTTTCTCGGAGTGGCCTTCTCGGTCAATGGGGAGCTGGTAGCGATTGGACAGTGCCTGCTTGCCTTGGTACTATCCAGGCGATTAGTTGAACCAATGCTAATGGGCTTTCGACGAATTCTAATTTCGAACAGAGAGCCGTGACCGTACTCTAGGGTATATAGCAAGCACTCTCCCCTCAAAACGCTGAGGGACTAACTCAGGCCGAACGAGTCTTCTGGGATGGTCTTCACTACACTTTTAATCTCATCGATATTATCTCTTGCCTCTGCACAGCGGGGTGGTGTCCATGTTTTAGAGAAGCACCCTACACTTGCCTGGGAGTTATGCACCAAGTCAAGTGGGTGTCAAGCCCAATCTCAAGGGGGAGTTGTGCTCGATGCCAACTGGCGTTGGGTTCACGATGCCAGTGGGTATTCAAACTGTATTACTGGAAACACCTGGGACCCGTCGGTGTGCTCTGACCCAATAAGTTGCGCAAAAAGATGCGCAATTGACGGGGCCGACTACACTTCTACCTTTGGTATTACCACATCTGGCACCACTCTCTCACTCAAGCATACCTATAGCACTCTCAAATCTGGCGCTCGTGTCTACCTGATGGCCAACGATTCTAGTTATCAAACATTCAAGCTTAAAAACCGAGAGCTCACGTTCGAAGTGGATACTTCTAATCTTTCGTGTGGCCTTAATAGCGCGCTTTACTTTGTTCAGATGGACGCCGACGGTGGTATCGCCAAGTATCCCACCAATAAAGCGGGTGCCAAGTACGGAACCGGATACTGCGACGCTAAGTGTCCTCGAAACCTTCGCTTTATCAACGGCGAGGTGAGTACTACCCGTGCCTATCGAAAATGAATGCACTAAATCGCCCTACAGGCAAATCTACTTGATTGGAAATCTTCACCTTGGGATCCAGACGAAGTTACAGGTCGCTACGGTGCTTGCTGCAGCGAGGTGGATGTATGGAATGCTAACTCCTTCTCTACCGCGTATATCGCCAACCCTTGTCCCGTACAAGAGCTGACTCGCTGCTCCGACCGGAATGTGCCAGCTACTGTGATCAAGATGGTTGTGACTTCAATCCATACCGCCTAGGGAACCTCACCTATTACGGGAACGGCATGACCATTGACACTAAGCAAAGTATAACTGTTGTCACTCAGTTCATCACCGCCGACAATACCACAACCGGGGCGCTCCGCGAGATTCGTCGTCTATACATCAAGGATGGCAAAGTTGTTCAAAACTCCAAAAGCACCGTTCCCGGACTATCCGGCTATGATTCTATCACCGAAGATTATTGTTCAACTCAAAAGGCCGTATTCAACGATCCCAATACGTTTGATACCAAGGGGGGCTTCGGAACACTTGATGATGCGTTGGACTCGGGATTGGTGTTAGCTATAAGTATCGGTGGCCAAAACGCCAACCAAAACCGATGGCTCGATGGTAGCTATCCACCCGATCGTTCAACATCCCAGCCTGGCGTTTCTCGGGGTGCTTGTCCATATCCATGGGAAAGCATACCGCACCTTCCGGTCGAACCACATCCCACAGCATCTGTTAAGTTTTCTAATCTAAGGTTTGGAGACATTGGGACAACGTACTCTGTGTAGCATTGCACGTCCCTAGAATTGACTGGACGGCTGCTTAGAGATATACTGCTCATTGTATAAAGCCCAATAAAATAGAACTGACTCCCAATCTTTCGCTGAATACCACACAATAGTTAGTCGAAACAGAGGAAGGTCTGGGCTATTGTCGCGGCGTCTGGAAGCAATATAAGCTTGCTGGCCATGGGTGGGATTGAAACAGAGTTCGCGATGTACTTATTTGCAAATTGTCCCACTTTTACATTGCCAGTAAACAAAAGAAAAGAtaaaactactacggattgtTGATGGATAGTTAAAGCCAACATGTAGCCACTACAGGAGTATCAGTTGTTTCGAGTTCGTTCCAGGAGTTTTTAAACTTGAGGGATATTAGGATGTGGTGGTTGACCCGTAGTTCCTTGGGACTGATATGAGTATGGAAGCGATTGAGCGTAGTGTTCCGACATAGGTCCACTTGGAAATGTTGATGGCGTGCTAAGAAATAATAAGCAATGGGTACCGTGTAATGTGTGACCAACATACCTCGGGTAGTATGGTTTATATTCCGAGTTGGGAGTGCTAGGTTGATACGGAGCTGCATGCCCTGCAATCGGAGTGGCTAGATTAGGCTGTGCGGCCATCTGCTGGTTCTGACTAGGCCTGGGATTATTGATAGTTGGCTCTTGCTGTTTGCGTTTGCGCACGAGAACAAATGCGATGAGGCAGATGAGAACAATTCCCAACACGCCTCCTATAACGCCTCCAACGATAGCACCTGTGTTCGAACTCGACTGGGATTGGGTCATCGTGGGATTGGGATTCACATCAGTTGCTGTGGAATTAGGGCCGGTCGAAGTGGGTGCGGCAATGGCGGAAGATTCGGGCCCTTTGGAAAAGAGTTAGATGGGCTATGCAATGATTCTAGGGACGTACCCGAATTTTGAGATGCTATGTGCCCAGTGAATCAGATTTTGACTTTATCACTTATAAAGTATACATGAACGTACCCATCGCGGATCGAAATTGCCGCTGTTTGTAAAATCGTAATATGCCCACGATGGAACAGTCACGCCCTTAGGTAAAGGTATAGGGTACTTTCCAACAGTGATCATGCTAGGAGGACAGCTCGCCATCCACTGACCCCAACTTGAAACGGTCGTTCAAGCGGGTAATTATATACCATTTTGGCAAATGACTTACCTCCCAAAGGCCTTTCCTTGGCATAGAGCGCAGGCCGACATGAGGTTCCACATCACCGAGTTACAACTTTCTCTCATATTTTAGTAGGATTCATCCATCAGCTTGCGGTTTCACCCACAGGCAGTTATTGGCTGCATCGTTGTCGAAGCCATACTAGTCACCGGAATATGATTAGTTCAGACAAAAATATCACGCATTTAGTCACGCTTACAGGACCATCACCAGAGAGTGCTTCAACTTTGAAGGCTGAGGTGATATCCCACGATCAGTGGCTAATTTAAATTGAGAATGAACATGTGACACACTGTTATCCGTCGTGCATTGAGCACCAAGGTAAGCGCCAACCAGGCAAACACTCTGGCCTCGGGAGTTGAAAAACTTGGCAAATGCTTTAGGCCAGGCTGCATTTAAAATATCGATGGCCTCACCCAAGACATATCGGCACAACTTGCATTCGTCCACTACCAATCAATATCAATTAGCTGAAGAAATGACATCAACCATATTATAGCTTACTGGTACTGCAATAGCTGAAGCGACGAAAAAAGCGGTAGCAGCAATAAGGTGCCCGATCATGGTAAAGGGGTGGTGAAGTGGACCAACCTGAACTTGCCTTCGCGTTTTAAGGCCATAGAGCCAAACGCGGTGCCAAGAGCGCAAGCCCCCTGGCAGCGTGTCGATGATCCTATTCACTTGGTGCCTGAAGTGCCTAGCTAGGCAATTGTTATATAAAAATCAAGTCATCTGAGCATTATTGAAGTTGCTTTGCCCTTGACCCACTACGGTCTTCTGTGATGACCGAGGGACTGTCGAGGGTATACATAAGTTCGAAAGGAGATACCAAGGTGGTTCGACGCTACACATCTATGATAATTTATGCGTGGCATGTTGTCAGCCGTGCGTATTAGGGAACTACACCGAAATCCTTGGCGCCTTGACTAGTTATAACGCCCGCTTTCTCTTTGGTTGTGGTGGACTTGTGGAATCGTAGCTTGCCATAGGACGTATCAAACTGGACGAGACGCACGGGGTTTCATGTGGATTTCAGGATCGGTCGGCTCCCTTGCGGCTCCATATTTTCTTACACTTCTCTAAGATAAAGAGAAAAGGACCATCAGTGGATGCTAGTACGAGACGGTCTGTGAGTTTGCTTTGGTG is a genomic window containing:
- a CDS encoding beta-1,4-D-glucan cellobiohydrolase, with the translated sequence MVFTTLLISSILSLASAQRGGVHVLEKHPTLAWELCTKSSGCQAQSQGGVVLDANWRWVHDASGYSNCITGNTWDPSVCSDPISCAKRCAIDGADYTSTFGITTSGTTLSLKHTYSTLKSGARVYLMANDSSYQTFKLKNRELTFEVDTSNLSCGLNSALYFVQMDADGGIAKYPTNKAGAKYGTGYCDAKCPRNLRFINGEANLLDWKSSPWDPDEVTGRYGACCSEVDVWNANSFSTAYCDQDGCDFNPYRLGNLTYYGNGMTIDTKQSITVVTQFITADNTTTGALREIRRLYIKDGKVVQNSKSTVPGLSGYDSITEDYCSTQKAVFNDPNTFDTKGGFGTLDDALDSGLVLAISIGGQNANQNRWLDGSYPPDRSTSQPGVSRGACPYPWESIPHLPVEPHPTASVKFSNLRFGDIGTTYSV